In a single window of the Lebetimonas sp. JH292 genome:
- the pyrC gene encoding dihydroorotase, which translates to MILNTPIDMHLHLREGKILKDVLPYTESQFAAAVVMPNLVPPVDNKERLLSYKEEILSNSKNFIPLMNVFMREYSEEELKELKEFIFAIKLYPAGITTNSEGGVRGIETVYPVLEIMQELGIPLSIHGETHGFVMEREKEFIPVYEKLAKDFPKLKIIMEHVGTAEMLDLLDKYENLYATITLHHLLLTLDEVAGGMLNPHYFCKPVVKTPKDRAEIQKFVKSGHKKIMFGSDSAPHPIKNKLKGAAGVFSAPVILPALAEFFEEDTETFQKFISDNARENFNIDVPEKKVKLIKEEWTAPYIVGDIKPMFAGKIFKYKVIS; encoded by the coding sequence ATGATTTTAAATACTCCGATTGATATGCATTTGCATTTAAGAGAGGGCAAAATATTAAAAGATGTTTTACCTTACACTGAAAGTCAATTTGCAGCGGCAGTTGTTATGCCAAATCTTGTGCCGCCCGTTGATAATAAAGAAAGACTTCTTTCTTATAAAGAGGAAATTTTAAGCAATTCTAAAAATTTTATTCCACTTATGAATGTTTTTATGAGAGAATATTCAGAAGAAGAATTAAAAGAATTAAAAGAGTTTATTTTTGCAATTAAACTTTATCCCGCTGGAATTACAACTAACAGTGAAGGCGGCGTCAGGGGAATTGAAACGGTTTATCCGGTGCTTGAAATAATGCAGGAACTTGGAATTCCTCTCAGTATTCACGGAGAGACCCACGGATTTGTAATGGAGAGGGAAAAAGAGTTTATCCCCGTTTATGAAAAATTAGCTAAAGACTTTCCAAAACTTAAAATTATAATGGAGCATGTTGGAACTGCAGAAATGTTAGATTTACTTGATAAATATGAAAATTTATATGCGACTATTACGCTTCATCATCTTCTTTTAACGCTTGATGAGGTTGCAGGTGGAATGCTAAATCCCCATTATTTCTGTAAACCTGTTGTCAAAACTCCAAAAGATAGAGCTGAAATTCAAAAATTTGTAAAATCCGGTCATAAAAAAATTATGTTTGGAAGCGATTCCGCCCCACATCCTATAAAAAACAAACTAAAAGGTGCCGCCGGCGTATTTTCTGCTCCGGTAATTTTACCTGCGCTTGCCGAATTTTTTGAAGAAGATACTGAAACTTTTCAAAAATTTATAAGCGATAATGCAAGAGAAAATTTCAATATTGATGTGCCGGAGAAAAAAGTTAAATTAATAAAAGAGGAATGGACGGCCCCGTATATAGTGGGAGATATTAAACCGATGTTTGCAGGAAAAATTTTTAAATATAAAGTTATAAGTTAA
- a CDS encoding TrmH family RNA methyltransferase, whose translation MYLVTQERLGKMKQILNTRQRDLRVFMDYIYSSHNLSAIVRTCDAVNIGKLYYRHQKKVKLNNEITMGAHNWIFNEYINDIEKFYQDIKKEGYQVVVTMLDETSVDFREVDYTKPTLIVLGNEVDGVSDISIKYADKKVIIPMYGMSQSLNVSVANAVMLYEAQRQRKNKGMYDKPQLPPEIIEKTLKKWAYDDIIEEKLRRVRHKKSKIQ comes from the coding sequence GTGTATTTAGTTACTCAGGAAAGATTAGGTAAAATGAAACAAATTTTAAACACAAGACAGCGGGATTTAAGGGTTTTTATGGATTATATATATTCGTCTCATAACCTTTCAGCAATAGTTAGGACTTGTGATGCTGTAAATATAGGAAAACTTTATTACAGGCACCAGAAAAAAGTAAAATTAAATAATGAAATTACAATGGGTGCCCATAACTGGATATTTAATGAATATATTAACGATATAGAAAAATTTTATCAGGATATTAAAAAAGAAGGCTATCAGGTGGTAGTTACCATGCTTGATGAAACTTCTGTTGATTTTAGAGAAGTTGATTATACAAAACCTACTTTAATAGTTCTTGGCAACGAAGTTGATGGTGTAAGTGATATTTCAATTAAATATGCAGATAAAAAAGTGATTATTCCAATGTATGGAATGAGTCAGAGTCTTAATGTATCTGTGGCAAATGCAGTAATGCTGTATGAAGCCCAGCGCCAAAGAAAAAATAAAGGTATGTATGATAAACCTCAGCTGCCACCTGAAATTATAGAAAAAACCCTTAAAAAATGGGCATATGATGATATAATTGAAGAAAAATTAAGGAGGGTGAGACATAAAAAATCTAAAATTCAATAA
- a CDS encoding DsrE/DsrF/TusD sulfur relay family protein: MNQKILFIFNHEPYDGSDIAWNGLRLAKTLFENGNDIRIFLMNDSVDMARECYKKPETYDTDLVAMLKEMYQNGIKLKVCGTCQARCGIYKNQPYFEDTIKATMQDLAKWVEECDKVITF; the protein is encoded by the coding sequence ATGAATCAAAAAATTTTATTTATTTTCAACCATGAACCATATGACGGCAGTGATATTGCATGGAACGGGTTAAGACTTGCCAAAACATTGTTTGAAAACGGAAATGATATCAGAATTTTTTTAATGAACGATTCTGTGGATATGGCAAGGGAATGTTACAAAAAACCTGAAACTTATGATACGGATTTAGTTGCAATGCTTAAAGAGATGTATCAAAACGGAATAAAACTAAAAGTTTGCGGAACATGTCAGGCAAGATGCGGAATTTATAAAAACCAGCCATATTTTGAAGATACCATAAAAGCTACGATGCAAGACTTGGCAAAATGGGTGGAAGAATGCGACAAAGTAATAACTTTTTAA
- a CDS encoding lysophospholipid acyltransferase family protein — protein sequence MLNINKTVLKKYPQLKKLPKPVSKGVIKTINKIVHKNEIDEFLKEFPQKEPFTFIEEALEKLNFSYKYTVSEIENIPVNGRIIIIANHPTGILDTFCLIDLVKKVRKDIKVMANNLLLLEQLKSILIGVDNFDNKITKASLSNINKSLHNEEAVIIFPSGEVSRPTPTGIRDGKWHKGFLHFAKHNKAPILPVFIKAKNSKIFYSMSLINKNLSSLLLFNEMFKKKNSHLEFKIGELIPFDSFDNKIDEQYQVKLFKKHLYKIGKNKKEVYQTQKPIIHPVDKKELKDELKRCEVLGKTTDGKIIYLYKYSPDSVILKEIARLREYTFRKVGEGTGKRKDKDKYDYYYDHIILWNEDELEIVGSYRIGNGEFIYKKFKEKGFYTNTLYEFGDEFIKILPNAIELGRSFVVPKYWGSRALDLLWQGIGAYIKSKNNIRYLFGPVSLSTEIPLFAQEMIIYYFDKYYGKNKHLVKAKNPFIVSKNSLEEFNSVFKGGLKEDFNILRSYLNYYNTSIPTLYKQYTDLCEREGASFIDYNVDEDFNNCIDSFVLVDISTIKPQKKKRYL from the coding sequence ATGTTAAATATTAATAAAACAGTCTTAAAAAAATATCCTCAGTTAAAAAAGCTTCCAAAACCTGTCTCTAAAGGTGTAATTAAAACAATAAACAAAATTGTCCATAAAAATGAAATTGACGAATTTTTAAAAGAATTTCCCCAAAAAGAGCCTTTTACTTTCATTGAGGAAGCGCTTGAGAAGTTAAATTTCTCTTATAAATATACAGTATCTGAGATAGAGAATATTCCCGTAAACGGCAGGATTATAATTATCGCGAATCATCCGACGGGTATTTTAGATACATTTTGTCTTATTGATTTGGTAAAGAAGGTCAGAAAAGATATAAAGGTTATGGCAAATAATTTGTTGTTACTTGAACAGTTAAAATCTATTCTAATAGGGGTTGATAATTTTGACAATAAAATTACAAAAGCTTCGTTATCAAACATTAATAAGTCCCTTCATAATGAGGAAGCTGTAATAATTTTTCCTTCGGGTGAAGTTTCAAGGCCGACTCCCACAGGAATAAGGGACGGCAAATGGCATAAAGGATTTTTACATTTTGCAAAACATAATAAAGCCCCGATTTTACCTGTTTTTATAAAAGCTAAAAATTCCAAAATATTTTACAGTATGTCTTTGATTAATAAAAATTTATCTTCTCTTCTTTTATTTAATGAAATGTTTAAGAAAAAAAATTCGCATCTTGAATTTAAAATTGGAGAATTAATCCCGTTTGATAGTTTTGATAATAAAATTGATGAACAATATCAGGTAAAACTTTTTAAAAAACATCTTTATAAAATTGGAAAAAATAAAAAGGAAGTTTACCAAACTCAAAAACCGATTATTCATCCTGTTGATAAAAAAGAGCTTAAAGATGAATTAAAGCGCTGCGAAGTTTTAGGAAAAACAACCGATGGAAAAATTATATATCTGTATAAATATTCTCCAGACAGTGTTATTTTAAAAGAGATTGCAAGGCTAAGGGAATATACATTCAGAAAAGTGGGCGAGGGGACAGGTAAAAGAAAAGATAAAGACAAGTATGATTATTATTATGACCATATAATTTTATGGAATGAAGATGAACTTGAAATAGTGGGCTCTTACAGAATAGGAAATGGAGAGTTTATATATAAAAAATTTAAAGAAAAAGGGTTTTATACCAATACTTTGTATGAATTCGGTGATGAGTTTATAAAAATTTTACCGAATGCAATAGAACTTGGAAGAAGTTTTGTAGTACCAAAATACTGGGGCAGCAGGGCGCTTGATTTACTTTGGCAGGGAATAGGTGCTTATATTAAAAGTAAAAATAATATTAGATATCTTTTCGGGCCTGTGAGTTTAAGCACTGAAATTCCTCTTTTTGCCCAGGAGATGATAATTTATTATTTTGATAAATATTATGGAAAAAACAAACATTTAGTAAAAGCAAAAAATCCTTTTATTGTTTCAAAAAATTCATTGGAAGAATTTAATTCTGTTTTTAAAGGCGGTTTAAAAGAAGATTTTAATATTTTAAGAAGCTATCTAAATTACTATAATACTTCTATTCCTACTTTATATAAGCAATATACTGATTTATGCGAAAGAGAAGGAGCCAGCTTTATAGATTACAATGTGGATGAGGATTTTAACAATTGTATTGACAGTTTTGTATTGGTTGATATTTCTACCATTAAGCCGCAAAAGAAAAAAAGATATCTTTAA
- a CDS encoding MBL fold metallo-hydrolase translates to MRFSIVFDNYKANENLESFWGFGCIINDNFLFDTGSNGRALIRNISKMGFDIKKLEYLFISHPHWDHIGGIDSVVDVNRNLTMFLPDSLSALYIRDLKKLSREVKVINEYPTKLFDNFYSTGVMHPIGEQSLVIDEGEFSIVITGCAHPGVVNIVKRAIEMLNKPVLYALGGFHLFRSNEEEIARVINELKNLGVEYVTPTHCSGDLAIEMFKEAYSENYIPGGVGRIIEF, encoded by the coding sequence ATGAGATTCAGTATAGTTTTTGATAATTACAAGGCAAATGAAAATTTGGAGAGTTTTTGGGGATTTGGATGTATTATAAATGATAATTTTTTGTTTGATACAGGCTCTAACGGAAGGGCGCTAATCAGGAATATTTCAAAAATGGGATTTGATATAAAAAAACTTGAATATCTTTTTATTTCACATCCTCATTGGGACCATATAGGAGGTATTGATTCAGTTGTTGATGTAAATAGAAATTTAACAATGTTTTTGCCTGATTCTCTTTCGGCTTTATATATAAGGGATTTAAAAAAACTCAGCAGGGAAGTAAAAGTCATAAATGAATATCCGACGAAACTATTCGATAATTTCTATTCAACCGGAGTTATGCATCCAATTGGTGAACAAAGCCTTGTAATTGATGAAGGAGAATTTTCCATTGTAATAACAGGCTGCGCTCATCCTGGAGTTGTAAATATTGTAAAAAGAGCAATTGAGATGCTAAATAAACCGGTGCTTTATGCACTTGGAGGATTTCATTTGTTTAGAAGTAATGAAGAAGAAATTGCTAGGGTAATTAATGAACTTAAAAATTTAGGGGTTGAATATGTAACTCCTACTCATTGCAGCGGTGATTTGGCAATTGAAATGTTTAAAGAAGCGTATAGTGAAAATTATATTCCAGGTGGAGTTGGAAGAATTATTGAATTTTAG
- a CDS encoding type II toxin-antitoxin system VapC family toxin yields the protein MIYFDTNVLIYNTLNQDEEKYLLAEKLIKDALKHDEFVISSLAISEYIFTLSKLKIINECKEHIDFYSKFCQFTFNKHDVLNAYQKCIKLNKCRNINDFIHLEMANKFCKKIITFDFDFKNLEKFYNIEIEIVK from the coding sequence ATGATTTATTTTGATACTAATGTTTTAATTTATAATACGCTAAATCAAGATGAAGAAAAATATTTATTGGCTGAAAAATTGATAAAAGATGCCTTAAAACACGATGAGTTTGTAATTTCTTCTCTTGCAATAAGTGAATATATTTTTACTTTATCAAAACTAAAAATTATTAATGAATGTAAAGAACATATTGATTTTTATTCTAAATTTTGTCAATTTACTTTTAATAAACATGATGTTTTAAATGCTTATCAAAAATGTATAAAATTAAATAAATGTAGAAATATTAATGATTTTATTCATTTAGAAATGGCAAATAAGTTTTGTAAAAAGATTATTACATTTGATTTTGATTTTAAAAATTTAGAAAAATTTTATAATATAGAAATTGAAATTGTAAAATAA
- a CDS encoding DUF493 domain-containing protein produces MEKKIEYPRIWGYTIIGEDKEKMKKAVKECINNQECEIKDSKSHGKYHSQKFEVYVTCEEERNEFFKRLNEHKDIKFVL; encoded by the coding sequence ATGGAAAAAAAGATAGAATATCCGAGAATATGGGGATATACTATTATAGGAGAAGATAAAGAAAAAATGAAAAAAGCCGTAAAAGAGTGTATAAACAACCAGGAATGTGAAATTAAAGATTCAAAATCGCACGGAAAATACCATTCACAAAAATTTGAAGTTTATGTTACATGTGAGGAAGAGAGAAATGAATTTTTTAAGCGTCTCAATGAACACAAAGATATAAAATTTGTTTTGTAA
- a CDS encoding helix-turn-helix transcriptional regulator, which produces MLTLEEKVKAFKALGHKTRLEIFLNILRKPYVCGINKKARKDDIISQALCVGVIAEQFEYSLPTISRHIKELKEANLIKMEKIGNRIFLEPNMEVIKELQECFNSMVKE; this is translated from the coding sequence ATGTTGACGCTTGAAGAAAAAGTCAAGGCTTTTAAAGCCCTGGGCCATAAGACGAGGCTTGAAATTTTTTTAAATATTTTAAGAAAACCTTATGTTTGTGGAATTAACAAAAAAGCCAGAAAAGATGATATTATTTCCCAGGCTTTGTGTGTAGGGGTTATTGCCGAACAGTTTGAATATTCACTGCCCACTATTTCAAGACATATAAAAGAATTAAAAGAAGCCAATTTAATAAAAATGGAAAAAATAGGTAACAGAATTTTTTTAGAACCAAATATGGAAGTTATAAAAGAATTGCAGGAATGCTTTAATTCTATGGTGAAGGAATAA
- a CDS encoding methyltransferase domain-containing protein, with protein sequence MLFDNLVRNYEEWFENHPKIYEEEIKTIKKLLHIGRGIEIGVGTGRFAAPLGIKFGIEPSRQMSEIAKKRGIEVINITAEEMDFEEEFDFALIVTTICFVKDPLKTLQNTYKALKKGGFVIVAFVDLNSPLGRFYEKNKFKSKFYKEATFFTKDDIIDLLQKTGFSEFECVENLYGNSLDNLSFKINRCNGGAFKVIRGKK encoded by the coding sequence ATGCTTTTTGATAATTTAGTTAGAAATTACGAAGAATGGTTTGAAAATCATCCAAAAATTTATGAAGAAGAAATCAAAACAATTAAAAAACTTTTGCATATTGGAAGAGGAATTGAAATAGGTGTTGGAACCGGCAGGTTTGCAGCGCCTCTTGGCATTAAATTTGGAATAGAACCAAGCAGACAAATGAGTGAAATTGCCAAAAAAAGAGGTATTGAAGTAATTAATATTACGGCTGAAGAGATGGATTTTGAGGAGGAGTTTGATTTTGCTTTGATTGTAACAACAATCTGTTTTGTAAAAGATCCTTTAAAAACGCTTCAAAATACATATAAAGCATTAAAAAAAGGTGGATTTGTAATTGTGGCTTTTGTGGATTTAAACTCACCTCTTGGCAGATTTTATGAAAAAAATAAATTTAAGTCTAAATTTTATAAAGAGGCTACCTTTTTTACAAAAGATGATATAATTGATTTACTTCAAAAAACCGGATTTAGTGAATTTGAATGTGTGGAAAATTTATACGGAAACAGTTTAGATAATTTGAGTTTTAAAATAAACAGATGCAACGGCGGGGCATTTAAGGTTATAAGGGGTAAAAAATGA
- a CDS encoding sulfite exporter TauE/SafE family protein produces the protein MILSYILLGIITGILAGTLGIGGGLVIVPGLLLIFKHFGLFHNEYMHFVSGTSLAIVSLTVVGNIFSFQKQKRIDWQLFKELVYFIVPFNIIGAIIATYLPSKVLEKFFGLVILILCINMIINTFKKYKLKIEFEKKEIPFVVKMVIGIVMGLKSGMFGIGGGAFITPVLLKYGIDIKKATATTSALILPLGIIGMLMYIFLGFNKVHFQWTLGYVYFPAVLFVAPISMTSTYIGAWMSHKMPKLWLRILFILFLLFVSLHSLLN, from the coding sequence ATGATTTTATCTTATATATTATTAGGCATAATTACAGGTATACTTGCAGGCACCTTGGGAATCGGCGGGGGTTTGGTAATCGTACCCGGGCTTTTGCTGATTTTTAAACATTTTGGACTGTTTCATAATGAGTATATGCATTTTGTCTCAGGCACTTCTCTGGCAATTGTTTCTTTAACTGTTGTAGGAAATATTTTCTCTTTTCAAAAACAAAAAAGAATAGACTGGCAGCTGTTTAAAGAATTGGTATATTTTATTGTGCCTTTTAATATTATAGGGGCTATTATAGCAACCTATCTTCCTTCAAAGGTACTTGAAAAATTTTTCGGACTGGTTATATTAATTTTATGTATCAATATGATTATAAATACATTTAAAAAATATAAATTAAAGATAGAATTTGAAAAAAAAGAAATTCCTTTTGTTGTAAAAATGGTTATAGGAATTGTCATGGGATTAAAATCCGGAATGTTCGGAATTGGCGGCGGGGCTTTTATAACCCCTGTTTTGTTAAAATACGGAATTGACATTAAAAAAGCGACAGCCACTACTTCTGCATTAATACTGCCGCTTGGAATAATCGGAATGTTAATGTATATTTTTCTGGGTTTTAATAAAGTTCATTTTCAATGGACGCTTGGATATGTATATTTTCCGGCTGTTTTGTTTGTGGCCCCAATTTCTATGACTTCCACTTATATAGGGGCATGGATGTCTCATAAAATGCCAAAACTCTGGCTTAGAATTTTATTTATTTTGTTTTTGCTTTTTGTAAGTTTACATTCCCTTTTGAATTAA
- a CDS encoding anaerobic ribonucleoside-triphosphate reductase activating protein: protein MNGIYSIQKFSSLDFPGRLCAILWFSGCNMRCPYCYNKDVVFGKKIIEEDEIIGFLKTRTGLLDGVTFTGGCPTLYSNLINFAKKIKDMGFEIKLDTNGINTEIIKEMVENNLVDYIALDFKAPPYKFEEITKNNHYDKFEKTLEMLINSNVEFEVRTTVHTDLLDENDINKIIKILKDKSYKGKYYLQNFFETDKETIGNIGPQKRKLDRSQIISSIPVEFRNF from the coding sequence ATGAACGGAATTTATTCCATTCAAAAATTTTCATCTCTTGATTTTCCCGGAAGGCTTTGTGCCATATTGTGGTTTAGCGGATGTAATATGAGATGCCCTTATTGTTATAATAAAGATGTTGTATTCGGTAAAAAGATAATTGAAGAAGATGAAATAATCGGATTTTTAAAAACAAGAACAGGATTGCTTGACGGAGTGACATTTACCGGGGGATGTCCCACACTTTATTCCAATTTAATAAATTTTGCTAAAAAAATAAAAGATATGGGCTTTGAAATCAAACTCGATACAAACGGTATTAATACAGAAATAATTAAAGAAATGGTTGAAAATAATTTAGTGGATTATATAGCACTTGATTTTAAAGCCCCTCCTTATAAATTTGAAGAAATTACTAAAAACAATCATTATGATAAATTTGAAAAAACACTTGAAATGTTAATAAACAGTAATGTTGAATTTGAAGTAAGAACTACCGTGCATACTGATTTACTGGATGAAAACGATATAAATAAAATTATTAAAATTTTAAAAGATAAAAGCTATAAAGGCAAATATTATCTTCAGAATTTTTTTGAAACCGATAAAGAAACAATCGGAAATATCGGGCCTCAAAAAAGAAAACTTGACCGTTCGCAAATAATTTCCTCCATTCCTGTAGAATTTAGAAATTTTTAG